From one Comamonas piscis genomic stretch:
- a CDS encoding alpha/beta hydrolase translates to MPADPSMAASTPPRLYRDFASQAQIDAQYDTLRPVADPAAARQHFADRSAQARAQLRCVLDVPFGPTLAETLDIFPAAGAAPAPVFVFLHGGYWRANTSKEFSCVALGPQALGFCTVVVNYALCPQVSIDEIVRQCRASLAWVLRHIGAYGGDPARVVVGGHSAGGQLGAMCLETPWARDYGLPDDPLRGALLVSGIYDLAPLRYSYLQPMIQLDEGLISRNSPAFAARRCATPMHLVWGAREQTEFERQSLLMHGAWKAAGNEAEQAALPGCDHFSVLHGLEDPQSDLCQRLQRLSA, encoded by the coding sequence ATGCCGGCTGATCCAAGCATGGCTGCCAGCACGCCACCCAGGCTGTACCGCGATTTTGCATCGCAGGCGCAGATCGATGCGCAGTACGACACCTTGCGGCCGGTGGCCGACCCAGCTGCCGCCCGCCAGCATTTTGCCGACCGCAGCGCCCAGGCACGTGCGCAGCTGCGTTGCGTGCTCGATGTGCCGTTTGGCCCGACCTTGGCAGAGACCTTGGATATCTTCCCTGCTGCGGGCGCTGCGCCCGCGCCAGTGTTTGTGTTTCTGCATGGCGGCTACTGGCGGGCGAACACCTCCAAGGAATTCAGCTGCGTGGCACTGGGCCCGCAGGCGCTGGGCTTTTGCACCGTGGTGGTGAACTATGCGCTGTGTCCGCAGGTCAGCATCGACGAGATCGTGCGCCAGTGCCGTGCCAGCCTGGCTTGGGTGCTGCGCCATATCGGCGCCTACGGCGGCGACCCGGCGCGGGTGGTGGTGGGCGGGCATTCTGCCGGCGGTCAGCTGGGTGCGATGTGCCTGGAAACACCCTGGGCCCGCGACTATGGTCTGCCCGATGATCCCCTGCGCGGCGCATTGCTGGTCAGCGGAATCTACGATCTGGCGCCGCTGCGCTACAGCTATTTGCAGCCGATGATCCAGCTCGATGAGGGGCTGATTTCCCGCAACTCGCCAGCGTTTGCGGCCAGGCGCTGCGCCACCCCTATGCACCTGGTCTGGGGAGCGCGCGAACAAACGGAGTTTGAGCGCCAGTCGCTGCTGATGCACGGCGCTTGGAAGGCAGCAGGCAATGAGGCGGAGCAGGCGGCGCTGCCCGGCTGTGACCATTTCTCGGTGCTGCATGGGCTGGAAGATCCGCAGTCGGATCTGTGCCAGCGATTGCAGCGGCTGTCTGCCTAA
- a CDS encoding phospholipase A, translated as MTTTKFLRSPAPLAASLLMAGLPLGGFAQTPAVASGSVAPSNVWQQCTALSDGPARLACFDQWAQRQSQQPLVSQQAQPATTPPASANVMQGLTPPAGALAAADLPAPIGGCRDDGYTEMSRFWELEAGTDCGTFSFRGYRPLSVSVAVGDKVNRQPSSLNPVNSATTETDYQKQEMRIQLSVRTKLAQNLLTDPNGKLRDSLWIGYTGLSYWQVFNSDLSRPFRTTDHQPEIFYIYPTTAQLPFGWRWRYSGIGLEHQSNGQSDPLSRSWNRTYLMTGFELDNRWQLQAKIWHRIKESAEDDNNPNIQNYIGRSELKLGWNVNQRNWMGVTARGSLNGHGKGSGRVEWMHTLGEGWMGGKSNLRLHAQVFHGYGDSLIDYNYKRTVFSLGFSLLDF; from the coding sequence ATGACAACAACGAAATTCCTGCGCTCGCCAGCCCCTCTGGCGGCGAGCCTGCTGATGGCCGGCCTGCCGCTCGGCGGCTTTGCGCAAACGCCGGCAGTGGCCAGCGGCTCGGTAGCACCTTCCAACGTGTGGCAGCAATGCACGGCGCTGAGCGATGGCCCCGCCCGCCTGGCCTGCTTTGACCAATGGGCGCAGCGGCAGTCGCAGCAGCCCCTGGTCAGCCAGCAGGCGCAGCCTGCCACCACACCGCCCGCCTCGGCCAATGTCATGCAGGGCCTGACGCCACCGGCCGGCGCGCTGGCCGCAGCCGACCTGCCTGCCCCCATTGGCGGCTGCCGCGATGATGGCTACACCGAAATGTCTCGTTTCTGGGAGCTGGAAGCCGGCACCGACTGCGGCACCTTCAGCTTCCGTGGCTACCGGCCACTGTCGGTATCGGTCGCCGTGGGCGACAAGGTCAACCGCCAGCCCAGCTCGCTCAACCCCGTCAACTCGGCCACCACCGAGACCGATTACCAAAAGCAGGAAATGCGCATCCAGCTGTCGGTGCGTACCAAGCTGGCGCAAAACCTGTTGACCGATCCGAATGGCAAACTGCGGGATTCGCTGTGGATCGGCTACACCGGCCTGTCCTACTGGCAGGTGTTCAACTCGGACCTGTCGCGCCCTTTCCGCACGACTGACCACCAGCCTGAGATCTTCTACATCTACCCCACTACCGCCCAGCTGCCCTTTGGCTGGCGTTGGCGCTACAGCGGCATTGGCCTGGAGCACCAGTCCAATGGCCAGAGCGATCCGCTGTCGCGCAGCTGGAACCGAACCTACCTGATGACCGGTTTCGAGCTGGACAACCGCTGGCAGCTGCAGGCCAAGATCTGGCACCGCATCAAGGAAAGCGCGGAAGACGACAACAACCCCAACATCCAGAACTACATCGGCCGCAGCGAGCTGAAACTGGGCTGGAACGTCAACCAACGCAACTGGATGGGTGTGACCGCGCGCGGCTCACTCAACGGCCATGGCAAGGGCTCTGGCCGTGTCGAATGGATGCACACCCTGGGCGAAGGCTGGATGGGCGGCAAGAGCAATCTGCGCCTGCATGCCCAGGTCTTCCACGGCTATGGCGACAGCCTGATCGACTACAACTACAAGCGCACCGTGTTCTCGCTGGGCTTTAGCCTGCTGGACTTCTAA